From Silurus meridionalis isolate SWU-2019-XX chromosome 14, ASM1480568v1, whole genome shotgun sequence, a single genomic window includes:
- the coro1a gene encoding LOW QUALITY PROTEIN: coronin-1A (The sequence of the model RefSeq protein was modified relative to this genomic sequence to represent the inferred CDS: inserted 1 base in 1 codon), which yields MSRKVVRTSKFRHVFGQALKADQCYDDIRISQMTWDSNFCSVNPKFVAMIVDASGGGAFIVLPLSKTGRIDMSQPTVCGHTGPVLDIEWCPHNDNIIASGSEDCSVMIWEIPDGGLMTPLKEPVVKLDGHSKRVGILSWHPTAHNVLMTAGCDNVVILWNVARGEAMVRIDSVHSDMIYSACWNRDGSRILTSCKDKKLRVFDPRKGSVIAEKDKPHEGSRPVRAVFVSEGKILTTGFSRMSERQVALWDPNNFSEPLTLQELDTSSGVLLPFFDPDTGIVYLCGKGDSSIRYFEVTDEAPYVHYLSMYSSKESQKGMGYMPXRGLEVNKCEIARFYKLHERKCEPIVMTVPRKSDLFQEDLYPDTIGPEPSVDADDWFAGKEGKPVLISLKEGFTATTKNKEFKVIKSLMSTTVSSGGHGHGNGGDVQALQKEVKELREMVEQLTKRMSELESKS from the exons ATGTCCAGGAAAGTCGTCAGGACCAGTAAATTCCGCCACGTCTTCGGACAGGCCTTGAAGGCAGACCAGTGCTATGATGACATCAGGATCTCTCAGATGACATGGGACAGCAACTTCTGCTCCGTCAACCCCAAATTCGTGGCCATGATCGTGGACGCCAGCGGGGGAGGAGCCTTCATCGTCCTTCCTCTCAGCAAG aCGGGACGTATCGATATGTCTCAGCCCACCGTCTGTGGACACACCGGACCCGTGCTGGACATTGAGTGGTGTCCACATAACGATAACATCATTGCCAGCGGTTCTGAGGACTGCAGCGTGATG atctGGGAGATTCCTGATGGGGGTTTAATGACTCCTCTGAAGGAGCCAGTGGTGAAGTTGGATGGTCACTCGAAGCGTGTGGGGATCCTCAGCTGGCATCCGACTGCACATAACGTCCTCATGACtgcag ggTGTGATAACGTGGTGATCCTGTGGAACGTGGCTCGCGGCGAGGCCATGGTGCGGATCGACTCCGTACACTCTGACATGATCTACAGCGCCTGCTGGAACAGAGACGGCTCGCGCATCCTCACGTCCTGCAAGGACAAGAAGCTGCGTGTTTTCGATCCTCGTAAAGGCAGCGTCATCGCC GAGAAGGATAAGCCTCATGAGGGCTCTAGGCCGGTGCGAGCCGTGTTCGTGTCCGAAGGGAAGATCCTGACCACGGGGTTCAGCCGTATGAGTGAGAGGCAGGTGGCGCTGTGGGACCCG aaCAACTTCTCAGAGCCACTCACTCTGCAGGAACTCGACACCAGCAGTGGTGTTTTGCTGCCATTCTTTGATCCTGACACAGGCATCGTTTACCTGTGTGGAAAG ggtGACAGCAGTATTCGGTACTTTGAGGTGACAGATGAGGCGCCGTATGTGCATTATCTGTCCATGTACAGCAGCAAAGAGAGTCAGAAGGGAATGGGTTACATGC AAAGAGGACTGGAGGTCAATAAGTGTGAGATcgccag attttataaaCTGCATGAGAGAAAGTGTGAACCCATCGTCATGACTGTACCACGcaag tCCGACTTGTTTCAGGAGGACCTGTACCCCGACACAATTGGTCCGGAGCCGTCGGTCGATGCTGATGATTGGTTCGCGGGTAAAGAAGGGAAACCAGTCCTGATCTCTCTGAAGGAGGGCTTCACCGCCACCACCAAGAACAAAGAGTTTAAAGTCATCAAGAGTCTCATGTCCACTACAGTGTCCTCCGGGGGACATGGACACGGCAACGGAGGG gaTGTTCAGGCTCTGCAGAAAGAGGTGAAGGAGTTGAGGGAGATGGTTGAGCAGTTGACAAAGCGAATGAGCGAGTTGGAGAGCAAAAGCTGA
- the cldni gene encoding claudin i has translation MASSGIQMICVFFGLLGLIAAIVTCVLPSWKVSSFTGQNIITAQVQQEGLWMECVYQSTGQQQCKAYESMLILGSDIQAARAMTIVCCMVSAISLLILFAGADFTTCVENEDAKPKICMAAGVGLLIAGLLLIIPVSWTANNVVSNFNNPLSNPTNRRELGPCIFIGWAGGVLLMLAGGLLCCFSRPRSGSSGGTAKYYSNGASAPSKNYV, from the exons ATGGCATCATCAGGAATACAGATgatctgtgtgttttttggacTTCTTGGCCTCATCGCTGCCATAGTCACCTGCGTCCTTCCCAGTTGGAAAGTTTCCTCCTTCACTGGACAGAACATAATCACAGCTCAG GTGCAGCAGGAAGGCCTgtggatggagtgtgtgtaccAGAGCACAGGCCAGCAGCAGTGCAAAGCCTACGAGTCCATGCTGATCCTGGGCTCGGACATCCAGGCGGCACGTGCCATGACCATCGTGTGCTGCATGGTGTCTGCAATCTCCTTGCTGATTTTGTTTGCCGGCGCCGATTTCACCACCTGTGTGGAAAACGAAGATGCCAAGCCGAAGATCTGCATGGCGGCGGGTGTGGGCCTGCTCATAGCCGGCCTGCTGCTCATCATCCCCGTCAGCTGGACGGCCAACAACGTTGTGAGCAACTTCAACAACCCTCTGTCGAACCCGACGAACCGCAGAGAGCTCGGCCCATGCATCTTCATCGGCTGGGCTGGAGGAGTGCTCCTCATGCTGGCTGGGGGTCTTCTGTGCTGCTTCAGCCGCCCGCGATCCGGAAGCTCCGGAGGAACCGCCAAATACTACAGCAATGGTGCCTCAGCTCCATCTAAAAACTACGTCTAG